The following are encoded in a window of Lagenorhynchus albirostris chromosome 3, mLagAlb1.1, whole genome shotgun sequence genomic DNA:
- the TECR gene encoding very-long-chain enoyl-CoA reductase isoform X3: MHEGRSVRQWLPEASWLVEILDAKTREKLCFLDKVEPQATIAEIKNLFTKSHPQWYPARQSLRLDPKGKSLKDEDVLQKLPVGTTATLYFRDLGAQISWVTVFLTEYAGPLFIYLLFYFRVPFIYGHKYDFTSSRHTVVHLACICHSFHYIKRLLETLFVHRFSHGTMPLRNIFKNCTYYWGFAAWMAYYINHPLYTPPTYGAQQVKLALAIFVICQLGNFSIHMALRDLRPAGSKTRKIPYPTKNPFTWLFLLVSCPNYTYEVGSWIGFAIMTQCLPVALFSLVGFTQMTIWAKGKHRSYLKEFRDYPPLRMPIIPFLL, from the exons ATGCATGAAGGAAGGAGCGTGAGGCAGTGGCTCCCCGAGGCCTCTTggctg GTGGAGATTCTGGACGCAAAGACCCGGGAGaagctgtgcttcctggacaag GTGGAGCCCCAAGCCACCATTGCTGAGATCAAGAACCTTTTCACCAAGAGCC ATCCACAGTGGTACCCCGCCCGCCAGTCCCTCCGCCTGGACCCCA AGGGCAAGTCCCTGAAGGATGAGGATGTTCTGCAGAAGCTGCCCGTGGGCACCACGGCCACCCTCTACTTCCGGGACCTGGGGGCCCAGATCAGCTGGGTAACG gtctTCCTGACAGAGTACGCCGGGCCCCTTTTCATCTATTTGCTCTTCTACTTTCGGGTGCCCTTCATCTATGGCCACAAATATGACTTCACGTCCAGTCGGCACACGGTGGTACA ccttgCCTGCATCTGCCACTCATTCCATTACATCAAGCGCCTGCTGGAGACGCTCTTCGTGCATCGCTTCTCCCACGGCACCATGCCATTGCGCAACATCTTCAAG AACTGCACCTACTACTGGGGCTTCGCCGCGTGGATGGCCTATTACATCAACCACCCTCTCTACACACCGCCAA CCTACGGAGCTCAGCAGGTTAAACTGGCGCTCGCCATCTTTGTG ATCTGCCAGCTCGGCAACTTCTCCATCCACATGGCCCTGCGGGACCTGCGGCCAGCTG GGTCTaagaccaggaagatcccataccCCACCAAGAACCCCTTCACATGGCTCTTCCTGCTGGTGTCTTGTCCCAATTACACCTACGAG GTGGGGTCCTGGATTGGCTTTGCCATCATGACACAGTGCCTCCCAG TGGCCCTCTTCTCCCTGGTGGGCTTCACCCAGATGACCATCTGGGCCAAGGGCAAGCACCGCAGCTACCTGAAGGAGTTCCGAGACTACCCGCCCCTGCGCATGCCCATCATCCCCTTCCTGCTCTGA
- the TECR gene encoding very-long-chain enoyl-CoA reductase isoform X1, which yields MDLSVSVVARETSQGLGPVFGLNGLPRPMPPKTIKKPKKAVLFFEVEILDAKTREKLCFLDKVEPQATIAEIKNLFTKSHPQWYPARQSLRLDPKGKSLKDEDVLQKLPVGTTATLYFRDLGAQISWVTVFLTEYAGPLFIYLLFYFRVPFIYGHKYDFTSSRHTVVHLACICHSFHYIKRLLETLFVHRFSHGTMPLRNIFKNCTYYWGFAAWMAYYINHPLYTPPTYGAQQVKLALAIFVICQLGNFSIHMALRDLRPAGSKTRKIPYPTKNPFTWLFLLVSCPNYTYEVGSWIGFAIMTQCLPVALFSLVGFTQMTIWAKGKHRSYLKEFRDYPPLRMPIIPFLL from the exons ATGGACCTGAGCGTGAGCGTGGTGGCCCGGGAGACCAGCCAGGGCCTCGGCCCCGTCTTTGGCCTCAATGGCCTCCCCCGGCCCATGCCCCCCAAGACGATCAAGAAACCTAAAAAAGCCGTTCTCTTCTTTGAGGTGGAGATTCTGGACGCAAAGACCCGGGAGaagctgtgcttcctggacaag GTGGAGCCCCAAGCCACCATTGCTGAGATCAAGAACCTTTTCACCAAGAGCC ATCCACAGTGGTACCCCGCCCGCCAGTCCCTCCGCCTGGACCCCA AGGGCAAGTCCCTGAAGGATGAGGATGTTCTGCAGAAGCTGCCCGTGGGCACCACGGCCACCCTCTACTTCCGGGACCTGGGGGCCCAGATCAGCTGGGTAACG gtctTCCTGACAGAGTACGCCGGGCCCCTTTTCATCTATTTGCTCTTCTACTTTCGGGTGCCCTTCATCTATGGCCACAAATATGACTTCACGTCCAGTCGGCACACGGTGGTACA ccttgCCTGCATCTGCCACTCATTCCATTACATCAAGCGCCTGCTGGAGACGCTCTTCGTGCATCGCTTCTCCCACGGCACCATGCCATTGCGCAACATCTTCAAG AACTGCACCTACTACTGGGGCTTCGCCGCGTGGATGGCCTATTACATCAACCACCCTCTCTACACACCGCCAA CCTACGGAGCTCAGCAGGTTAAACTGGCGCTCGCCATCTTTGTG ATCTGCCAGCTCGGCAACTTCTCCATCCACATGGCCCTGCGGGACCTGCGGCCAGCTG GGTCTaagaccaggaagatcccataccCCACCAAGAACCCCTTCACATGGCTCTTCCTGCTGGTGTCTTGTCCCAATTACACCTACGAG GTGGGGTCCTGGATTGGCTTTGCCATCATGACACAGTGCCTCCCAG TGGCCCTCTTCTCCCTGGTGGGCTTCACCCAGATGACCATCTGGGCCAAGGGCAAGCACCGCAGCTACCTGAAGGAGTTCCGAGACTACCCGCCCCTGCGCATGCCCATCATCCCCTTCCTGCTCTGA
- the TECR gene encoding very-long-chain enoyl-CoA reductase isoform X4 translates to MKHSEVEILDAKTREKLCFLDKVEPQATIAEIKNLFTKSHPQWYPARQSLRLDPKGKSLKDEDVLQKLPVGTTATLYFRDLGAQISWVTVFLTEYAGPLFIYLLFYFRVPFIYGHKYDFTSSRHTVVHLACICHSFHYIKRLLETLFVHRFSHGTMPLRNIFKNCTYYWGFAAWMAYYINHPLYTPPTYGAQQVKLALAIFVICQLGNFSIHMALRDLRPAGSKTRKIPYPTKNPFTWLFLLVSCPNYTYEVGSWIGFAIMTQCLPVALFSLVGFTQMTIWAKGKHRSYLKEFRDYPPLRMPIIPFLL, encoded by the exons GTGGAGATTCTGGACGCAAAGACCCGGGAGaagctgtgcttcctggacaag GTGGAGCCCCAAGCCACCATTGCTGAGATCAAGAACCTTTTCACCAAGAGCC ATCCACAGTGGTACCCCGCCCGCCAGTCCCTCCGCCTGGACCCCA AGGGCAAGTCCCTGAAGGATGAGGATGTTCTGCAGAAGCTGCCCGTGGGCACCACGGCCACCCTCTACTTCCGGGACCTGGGGGCCCAGATCAGCTGGGTAACG gtctTCCTGACAGAGTACGCCGGGCCCCTTTTCATCTATTTGCTCTTCTACTTTCGGGTGCCCTTCATCTATGGCCACAAATATGACTTCACGTCCAGTCGGCACACGGTGGTACA ccttgCCTGCATCTGCCACTCATTCCATTACATCAAGCGCCTGCTGGAGACGCTCTTCGTGCATCGCTTCTCCCACGGCACCATGCCATTGCGCAACATCTTCAAG AACTGCACCTACTACTGGGGCTTCGCCGCGTGGATGGCCTATTACATCAACCACCCTCTCTACACACCGCCAA CCTACGGAGCTCAGCAGGTTAAACTGGCGCTCGCCATCTTTGTG ATCTGCCAGCTCGGCAACTTCTCCATCCACATGGCCCTGCGGGACCTGCGGCCAGCTG GGTCTaagaccaggaagatcccataccCCACCAAGAACCCCTTCACATGGCTCTTCCTGCTGGTGTCTTGTCCCAATTACACCTACGAG GTGGGGTCCTGGATTGGCTTTGCCATCATGACACAGTGCCTCCCAG TGGCCCTCTTCTCCCTGGTGGGCTTCACCCAGATGACCATCTGGGCCAAGGGCAAGCACCGCAGCTACCTGAAGGAGTTCCGAGACTACCCGCCCCTGCGCATGCCCATCATCCCCTTCCTGCTCTGA
- the NDUFB7 gene encoding NADH dehydrogenase [ubiquinone] 1 beta subcomplex subunit 7 codes for MGAHLGRRYLGDASVEPDPLRMPTFPPDYGFPGRKEREMVATQQEMNDAQLVLQQRDYCAHYLIRFLKCKRDSFPNLLACKHEQHDWDYCEHLDYVKRMKEFERERRLLQRKKRREQREARGQGSGDVGPEVAL; via the exons ATGGGGGCGCACCTAGGTCGGCGTTACCTGGGCGATGCATCGGTGGAGCCCGACCCCCTGCGGATGCCCACCTTCCCGCCAGACTACGGCTTCCCCGGGCGCAAAGAACGCG AGATGGTGGCCACTCAGCAGGAGATGAATGACGCACAGCTGGTGCTCCAGCAGCGGGACTACTGCGCCCACTACCTCATCCGGTTCCTCAAGTGCAAGCGCGACAGCTTCCCCAACCTCCTGGCCTGCAAGCACGAGCAGCACGACTGGGACTACTGCGAGCACCTCGA CTACGTGAAGCGCATGAAGGAGTTTGAGCGGGAGCGGCGGCTGCTCCAGCGGAAGAAGAGGCGGGAGCAGAGggaggccagaggccaggggtCCGGTGACGTGGGCCCCGAGGTGGCCCTGTAG